The Microvirga thermotolerans sequence GTTCCTTCAAGGTGCGTGGCGTCTTCAACAAGGTATTGTCGCTCAGTGAGGCCGAGCGCCGGAAGGGACTCGTGACGGTATCCGGCGGGAATCATGCCATTGCCCTCTCCCGCGTGGCCGGCACGCTTGGCATGAAGGCGCTCGTTTTAATGCCGAAGGTTACGCCGCGCTTCAATATCGATCTCACGAAGACGTTCGGCGCAGAGGTGGAACTCTGCGACGATGCTGCAGAAGCCTTCGCAAAGGCGGAGGCCTATGCAGCGGACGGGATGCTGTTCATTCATCCCTACGATGACCCGGCCATTATCGCGGGGCATGGCACTCTGGGCCTCGAATTCCTTGAGGACGCGCCAGACCTCACCCATGTCTTCGTCTCGATCGGCGGCGGCGGCTTCATGTCGGGAACGGCAGCCGCGCTCAAGGCCAAACGCCCCGACATCGCAGTCTATGGCGTGGAGACGAGCGGCGCCCCAACCATGACAGAGGCCTTGAAGGCGAACGCGCCGGTGACGATACGGGCGACGTCGATTGCGAGAACCCTTGGCGCCCCTTTCGCGACCGAGCGGACGCTTGCCGCGGCAAAAGAGTTCCTGAAGGAAATCCGTCTGGTCGAGGATGAGCCGGTCGTCGCAGACCTGGTTTGGCTCCTTCAGTCCGAAAAAGTACTCTGCGAGCCGGCAGCCGCCTGCGTCCTGACGGCTGCCGCGGAGATCGCTCCCTCTCTGCCGAAGGATGCCGTGATTGGCTTGGTGCTTTGCGGATCGAATGTCGCACTGGAGGATCTCGACCACTGGTGCAGAACGATACTGCACGGTTAGTCGCTCCCGAAGCAACGCGGGTAGAAGAGATCGGCATATGAATACCAGCCGCCCATCGAACATGGCCCAATTAGAGTCTCCGTCGTATCGTCTGGCTGCACTGGACCAGGACTTCCTCCTGAGCGACGAGATGCGGGGTGTCCGCTTCCTGTTGGAATACGCCAAGGCGGAGCATTATCTGCGCTCGTGGGGCGTACGCTCGACTATCGTGGTCTTCGGAAGTGCCAGGGTTCGGGAGAACGGGCCGGGGCGTCAAGGCTTCTGGTACGAACAGGCCCGGAGCTTCGGGGAGATTGCCTCGCGGAGAGGCGGCGCCCTCGCACAGGGAAACGGCGTCCGCGACAACGTGATCGCGACCGGCGGAGGCCCTGGCCTCATGGAAGCGGCCAATCGGGGAGCGGCCGATGCAGGAGCTCCGTCGATCGGCTTCAACATCACGCTCCCGCACGAGCAGGGGCCCAACCCCTACTCGACGCCGGAGCTGACCTTCCGCTTCCACTACTTCGCAATGCGCAAGATGCATCTGGCCATGAGAGCCAATGCGCTCGTCGTATTCCCAGGCGGATTCGGGACTCTGGATGAGCTGTTCGAGATTCTGAACCTGAGGCAGACGGGCAAGGCGCCATCCTTGCCCATCGTTCTTTTCGACCGGGAGTACTGGAGCCGCATCATCAATTTCGACGCGCTCGTCGAGCATGAAATGGTGGATCCATTCGACTCCGATCTCATGA is a genomic window containing:
- a CDS encoding LOG family protein codes for the protein MNTSRPSNMAQLESPSYRLAALDQDFLLSDEMRGVRFLLEYAKAEHYLRSWGVRSTIVVFGSARVRENGPGRQGFWYEQARSFGEIASRRGGALAQGNGVRDNVIATGGGPGLMEAANRGAADAGAPSIGFNITLPHEQGPNPYSTPELTFRFHYFAMRKMHLAMRANALVVFPGGFGTLDELFEILNLRQTGKAPSLPIVLFDREYWSRIINFDALVEHEMVDPFDSDLMSFADSAEDVWNALVRGGLRLP
- a CDS encoding threonine ammonia-lyase, which translates into the protein MKTFDVALSDIEAARSRIAGRVRRTPSFESREVTARIGRRTVLKMEALQIAGSFKVRGVFNKVLSLSEAERRKGLVTVSGGNHAIALSRVAGTLGMKALVLMPKVTPRFNIDLTKTFGAEVELCDDAAEAFAKAEAYAADGMLFIHPYDDPAIIAGHGTLGLEFLEDAPDLTHVFVSIGGGGFMSGTAAALKAKRPDIAVYGVETSGAPTMTEALKANAPVTIRATSIARTLGAPFATERTLAAAKEFLKEIRLVEDEPVVADLVWLLQSEKVLCEPAAACVLTAAAEIAPSLPKDAVIGLVLCGSNVALEDLDHWCRTILHG